AACACCGGCACTGACTTTATCAGCCTATGACTGGAAATTAGGGGTCGAGACTGGTTTTGAATACGATAAATCAGCGGGCCTTCTTTCATCTACAAGCAGCAACACTGCAAAGTATGAACGACTTAGAACAACAGCGACTTTACAAAAGCCCTTTACGACAGGAACTTTGTTAGGATTAGAACTAAGTCGTCTATCGCAAAAAGTTGATTTTGATACCATTCCCACAAGTCCTCCGCCATCTGAACAAACTTTGGATGTGGCGGGCTTAACTTTAGAACAAGCTCTTCTTGGCAACTCTTTTGGTGTTGCTGATCGCGGGATCGTGAATGCTGCAGAGCTTACTTATGAAGCTAACAAGATCGCTAGAGCCAACGAACTTGAAGACGTTGTATTAGAATCTATCCGTCAGTTCTGGAACACATACGTAGCCCAAGAAAATTTCAGAGAAGCTGTTGCTTCCCGTGATCGCTATAAAAAGTTGGTTGATGCGGTGAAAAGAAAAACGGGTCTTGGTTATTCAAACCCCGGGGACCTTCCGCAGGTTCAAGCTGAAATGGAATCCCGCGAACAAAGAGTAAAGTCTTTTTCTGTCGCTTATCTAAAAAACAGCGAAAATCTTTTAACGTTGTTAGCTTTAGATCCAACGACGGAAGTCACGTTTGAAATCCCTCAAGACATCCCCGCGGTACCAAAGTTAGTACAAAAGAAAATCGAAGACTTGCGCAGCATTCGTTCGCAAAAACTAAGAGTTGAAGCAGCTGAAGAAAATCTTGATGCTTATGAATCATTGGCTTACCCAACATTGAATTTTGTGGGTCGCGTGTATACTTCTGGTTCGGATGAATCTTCAGAAGGTTCTTATTCAGAGTTAGCTTCAGGCACCCGCCCGAAATACTATGTGGGACTGAAGTTCCAATACAACTTTGGTTCTGACATTCAAAATGAACAGATCATCAATAAAAAGCTAACGAAGGATTTAGAAGCAACTCGTTTGCAACGTCAAATCCAGGAAGCTACAGATATCGAAGGCCAGTCTGAACGCCAAGTTCAAACCAACTATGCCATCGCTGTCAGCGCAAAGAAACAAAGGGAATTCCGCGAAAAGGCGTCGCAGGAGCTAAACCGCTCTTACAACCAAGGCCGTACGGACATTTCTATTCTGATTACTGCAATGAATAATTTTTTCGACTCTGAAGTTCAATACTATCGCGCACTGGGTGATTACGCCATCGCCCTTAACGAATGGGCCGCAGTCAGAGACGAATTGATCCCAGATGATATTCCATCTGCGGATGCTAAATAAGAGGGGTTTAAGATGTTAAAAAAATTAATTCTAATCTTAGGTGTACTTAGCCTTACCGCTTGTGCCTTTGACCAGGACACTAGCAAAAGTGATGCAAAAGAAGCTGAAGAGCGCGCCCGCCTATTAAGCAAGTACAACTCTGTTGTCGGTACGTACGCCGGTAAACTTTCAACTGGAAATTCTGAAAAAGACATCGAACTAACTTTGTTCACGTTAGAAGAAGTGGATAGCCAAAATCAAAATGGCGAAGATACAAACCGCGTGGTTTTGCGCGCGAACTATAAAGCCATCAACCCAGCGAGTGCGGGCTTAAATTTACGCGTCCGTTATATCCCTGAAACTTCCGAGTTGATTTTCACCAATGAAAATAAAACTCCAGGCCCTGATGATGTCCACACAATCAATGCGAAAATCGCCGGTAACACAATCGAAGGCCAAGTGAAATCATTGTCAGGTCTTGTTGGGGTTTTGAAAGTCAGCCTGCAATCAGCAGAGCGCCAAAAACCTGGCAGCGACAATCAAGAACACGAATATTATGAAAGACTTCGCGAACAGTATGAGGCGATTGCTGGTACTTACACTGGCGCTAACATCAAAGGTGGCAAAGCAACTTTTACTTTCACCATCACTTTGCAAGTTGTGAAAGAAGGAAAGGTACCTAAGTTGATCGGTCGATTTGATCGCGCTGATGATCCAGCTGGGTCTGTGTCGTTATATCTAAAAGTAAATTATCAAACTGATTTGAATCCACCAGTATTAACTATCACTGGAACTTCGATTCAACACAGTTCAGATTACCTTGCCACATTCGACGGAACTTTAGTGAATGGCGAATACAAAGGCTCTTGGCAAAACAACAAACAGGGTTTTCAAGGCGACTTCACTCTTAAAAAAGTGCAGTAGGATTAATCAAGGCTGATCAAAAGTGGTCAAGCGCAAGGCGGAGGGGTTGACGACACCCCCCCGACAACGCAGTCGCTTGGCCGCTTTTCATCAGCCGCCACTGGATTTCTTTTCTAATTCTTCCCAGCGCTTATAATTCTTGTCAATTTTCTCTTGGGTTTCAGAAATCTGCTTATACAGTTCTTGAACCTTCGATGCCTGACTTACAATTTCAGGCTTAGCGGATTCGGCCTGCAACTCTTCAAGTTTCTTTTCTAATTCCTGAATAGTCGCTTCCATGTTTTCTAACTCAAACTTTTCTTTAAAGGACAACTTCACTGGTTTACCGCTAGCTTTCGCTGCTTCTTTTTTCGCGGTATTTTTAAGCTCTATAGCTTCCAGTTCCTTTTGTTCTTCAAACCATTCTTCCCACTGCAAGTACCCGGCGAAGTTTTCTAAAGACGTTGTACCATCAGGTCTTTTATGGAAGGCCATGATTTGCGACGCCACTTGATCCATAAAATAACGATCATGGGTTACTAGAATCACGGCACCGTTAAACTCTTTTAAAGACTCTTCAAGCACAGTCAGTGTCGCCACATCAAGATCGTTCGTAGGCTCATCCAGAATCAGAACTTGGGCTTCATTTAACATCAACTGGGCCAAACGCAATCTGCTTTGTTCACCACCAGAAAGCTTTTCTACTGGCAGATCCATTTGCTGGCGATTGAATTGAAAACGCTCTAGATAGCTGCGGGCAAATACGTATTGTCCTTGATAGTGAACGTAATCACCTTCAGGGCAGATGTTTTTTAGGACCGATTCTTTAGGTCTTAAAGTCTCTCGATTCTGTTCAAAGTAAGCGACCTTAAGTTTATCAGCCCGAGCGACACGACCCGTGTCAGGCTGTTCTTCACCTAACATGATACGAATCAATGTGGACTTACCAGAACCGTTATCACCCAATAAAGCTAAGCGCGTTTTTGGATTTACAAGGTAAGTGAAATCTTTAAATAGCACGCGGCCATTGTAAGCTTTAGTGACATGATCTAGTTCAATCAGTTTTTGCGGATTGCGATCAGCATCTTTAAATTCAATTTTAGCGACACGAGCTGCATTCTTTTGTGTTAACTCTTGCACGTCATCTTTAAGTGAACCAGCACGTTCGATACGGGCCTTTTGCTTTGTTTGACGGGCTTTAGCTCCCCGACGTAACCATTCAGTTTCACGGCGAAGGGTGTTCTTTAAAACAACTTCGCGTTGCTCTTGTGCTGCCATCTGTTGGTCTTTAGCTTCAAGATATTCTAAATATCCGCCCTTAACTGAAAGAAGGTAGTTGGGATTTTTAGGATCAAGATCAAAAATTTTATTGGTCGCTCTTTGTAAGAACAAGCGATCATGGGTGATGATCAAAGTTGCAAACGAAGCTTGCGCTAAAAATTCCTCAAGCCAAAGAATACTTGAAACGTCCAAGTGATTCGTCGGCTCATCCAGCATGAGTAGTTCAGGTTCTAGAACCAACTCGCGGGCTAAAGCGACGCGCTTTCTCCAACCACCGGAAAGATCTTTAACTAAAAAGCTTTCACCGAATTGAGTTAGTTCTAAGCGCGCCATCCATTCATAGGCGTTGGCGATAGCTTCGTGCGGATCGTGGGCTTTGCTAAGAACCGCATCAAGAATAGTTTCGTTATCTTTGAAAACGGGAGTTTGCTCTAAGAAACCAAGGCGCAAACCTTTTTTCGCGGTGACATCACCAGCGTCTGCTTCCATTTGACCGGCAAGAATTCTTAATAACGTGGATTTACCGGCACCGTTAGGGCCGACTAATCCCACACGCTCGCCGTCTTCAATGCCTAAACTGACATTGCGAAACAGGGTTTTACCGGCGAAAGCTTTTTCTAATTTATAGGTACTAATAAGAAGCATATGCCGACAAACTAGTTTGTTTTAGCAATATCGGCTAGGATTTTCTGAATAGGAGTGATGAATTCACCCCGGCAGCTTTCAATCTGGCAGTGTTTTATGCGCGCAGGTCCAGAACCTTCGGAATTTTCCTCAAAATCGGTTTCGCCGCTGGACACAATACCGACCAACTCATGGGTTTCAGCAGAAAATACCGGAGAACCTGAATTTCCAGTAAATAGATCTAAATCAGAACGGTAAAGTCCTTCAGAAATTTCTACGATTTGGCCTTCAGATTTCTTTTTATAAGCACCCAATGGATAACCTAAACTATAAACTGCGGATTTTTCTGAAAGCATTTTTTCACTTAAAGTTGCGGGCTTGATGGCCACCTTTTCAGTCAAAGTAACCAAGGCATAATCCAAGCCTTCTTCATCCAGGCTGTTTTTAATGATCTCAATTTTCTTACACTCAACCCCGTGAATGTCTTTGCCAGTTAGGTCATAATTGAAAGCAGCCACGAACTCTTCGCACTTCGTTTCAGCAAAACAATGACCTGCAGTTAAAAACTGGTTTTCAGAAATCAACACGCCCGAGCAAAAAGCACTGATCGGTTGATCTTTCCACGAAAGATCTTCAGAGATAAAATCTGAAACCCGGTAGCCTTCTTGTTTGTTTTTAAGAGATAGAAAGTCTTCTTTTTTGATAAGAGCCAGGCTGACAGAATTGTTGGGCTCAGATTTCTTAACTTCGGAGATCGAATTATCACCGTAAATCACACCGGCCGTAGCCGTTTCATTCTTAGCAAAAAAGTCCGATGTGGTTGCGGCTCCTCCGCAACCTGCCATCAGACTTGAGATTAAAGCTAGAACGATTATTTTATTCATTAGTGTCCGTGAGTATCATTTTCTTCATCATGGGCGCCGGCCAAATGACCATCGTTCCATTTTTCTTCGATGTTCTCAGAAGAAATTTTCTCTTTATCTGTACCAAGACCTTCTACTTTGAAAGTCGCTGTTTGAACTTCTTTACCTAAGCGATCTTCAACCGCAATACGAACCTTAGTATCTTCACCGTAGGCACCCATTTTACGGATGTTCTCTAGGGTGATTTCACCTTTGATTTCGGTGTTCTTGCCATTCACCGTAATGATTTGCTTCAAGCCTGGTCTTTGCGCATCCGCGCCTTTTAATTCAAAATTCATTTTCTGATCGTCCGCTTTCATTGCAATCGCCAGATCCCAGTGACGGTCAATCTTCATAGATTTTGGCGCAGGCATTTTATCGAAAGCACCCGCTTGGTAAGCTGCGATTTCCTTAGCTGATTTTGATTCAACAAAGTTCATAAGTGACGTGTATGTCCCGCAACGAACTTCTGGCTTAGAGCACACTTCGTTAGCGAACTCGTAGAACACTTCCATATAAGCGCCGCTCATCCAATTAGAAAAGTGGTGACCGATATGAACAGGGGCACGATTGCCGTAATAGTTACGAGCAAAGTACGTACGGTATAAGTTCAACATGTTCTTTTTAACTTGCGCCTTTTGTTCTGCAGTCACAGTTTTATAGCAGTCAATACCTGGTTTGTTAGCACCCAAGCGATCTGTTGCTGGATTTGCTTTACGCA
This is a stretch of genomic DNA from Bdellovibrio reynosensis. It encodes these proteins:
- a CDS encoding ABC-F family ATP-binding cassette domain-containing protein; this encodes MLLISTYKLEKAFAGKTLFRNVSLGIEDGERVGLVGPNGAGKSTLLRILAGQMEADAGDVTAKKGLRLGFLEQTPVFKDNETILDAVLSKAHDPHEAIANAYEWMARLELTQFGESFLVKDLSGGWRKRVALARELVLEPELLMLDEPTNHLDVSSILWLEEFLAQASFATLIITHDRLFLQRATNKIFDLDPKNPNYLLSVKGGYLEYLEAKDQQMAAQEQREVVLKNTLRRETEWLRRGAKARQTKQKARIERAGSLKDDVQELTQKNAARVAKIEFKDADRNPQKLIELDHVTKAYNGRVLFKDFTYLVNPKTRLALLGDNGSGKSTLIRIMLGEEQPDTGRVARADKLKVAYFEQNRETLRPKESVLKNICPEGDYVHYQGQYVFARSYLERFQFNRQQMDLPVEKLSGGEQSRLRLAQLMLNEAQVLILDEPTNDLDVATLTVLEESLKEFNGAVILVTHDRYFMDQVASQIMAFHKRPDGTTSLENFAGYLQWEEWFEEQKELEAIELKNTAKKEAAKASGKPVKLSFKEKFELENMEATIQELEKKLEELQAESAKPEIVSQASKVQELYKQISETQEKIDKNYKRWEELEKKSSGG
- a CDS encoding trypsin-like serine peptidase, with product MNKIIVLALISSLMAGCGGAATTSDFFAKNETATAGVIYGDNSISEVKKSEPNNSVSLALIKKEDFLSLKNKQEGYRVSDFISEDLSWKDQPISAFCSGVLISENQFLTAGHCFAETKCEEFVAAFNYDLTGKDIHGVECKKIEIIKNSLDEEGLDYALVTLTEKVAIKPATLSEKMLSEKSAVYSLGYPLGAYKKKSEGQIVEISEGLYRSDLDLFTGNSGSPVFSAETHELVGIVSSGETDFEENSEGSGPARIKHCQIESCRGEFITPIQKILADIAKTN
- a CDS encoding TolC family protein; protein product: MVKIFLALITSCTFITAWAQTPKKITLSQKTVAELVLKQGPKALEVNLRYQQFRLTPALTLSAYDWKLGVETGFEYDKSAGLLSSTSSNTAKYERLRTTATLQKPFTTGTLLGLELSRLSQKVDFDTIPTSPPPSEQTLDVAGLTLEQALLGNSFGVADRGIVNAAELTYEANKIARANELEDVVLESIRQFWNTYVAQENFREAVASRDRYKKLVDAVKRKTGLGYSNPGDLPQVQAEMESREQRVKSFSVAYLKNSENLLTLLALDPTTEVTFEIPQDIPAVPKLVQKKIEDLRSIRSQKLRVEAAEENLDAYESLAYPTLNFVGRVYTSGSDESSEGSYSELASGTRPKYYVGLKFQYNFGSDIQNEQIINKKLTKDLEATRLQRQIQEATDIEGQSERQVQTNYAIAVSAKKQREFREKASQELNRSYNQGRTDISILITAMNNFFDSEVQYYRALGDYAIALNEWAAVRDELIPDDIPSADAK